GAATATCTAGCCCAGCATGGTTAGATCCAGCCCTGGTAAACCTTGTAAACAGTGCCCAACCAATGTCTTCCCTGCCCAAAAATTTTCTTCAACCTCTCCCTCTCCAACCAGGCGATCGCCTCACTGTGGTGTCCCCCAGCGGTAGTCTGCGGGAATTGGCGGACTTGCAAAAAGGGGTGGATATTTGGCGATCGTGGGGCTACGAGGTAATTTTCAGCCAAGGTTACCACAATCGCTTCGGCTACCTAGCGGGAACAGATCAACAACGTAGGCAAGATTTACTCCACGCTTGGTTAGACCCCCAGTGTAAAGGAATTTTATGTAGTCGGGGGGGCTACGGCTCCGCCCGGTTGCTGGAAGATTGGCAATGGCCGGCAATTAGCCAACCAAAATGGGTGTTGGGTTTTTCCGATGTCACAGGGATTTTATGGAGTTTGCTCAAATCAGGTATTATCAGCCTCCACGGCCCTGTGTTGACTACCCTCAGCGATGAGCCGGATTGGGCCCTGGAACGGTTGCGTGGGCATCTTCAGGGTCTTCCCCTTGCACCATTGACCGGGAACAGTTGGCAGAAAGGAATGGCCCGAGGGCGTTTAGTGGCAGGTAATTTAACCGTTGCTACCCATTTTTTAGGAACAGAATGGCAACCAGATTTTGAAAACGTAATTTTGGCGATCGAAGATGTGACCGAATCCCCCTATCGCATTGACCGCATGGTGACCCAATGGCGAGCCTCCGGCAATTTATCCCAGGTAGCTGGCATTGCCCTGGGGCGGTTCAGTGAATGTGAAGCTCCCGCCGGATTCCCCAGTTGGACAGTGGAAGAAGTCCTTGGCGATCGCCTGGGGGATTTGGGCATACCAGTGGTGGCGGATTTACCGTTTGGTCATGGCGGCGTCAATGCCATTTTGCCCGTGGGTAGCAAAGCGGAATTGGATGGGGACGCTGGCACCCTCAGCTTTTTGTAAAGTTTTATCATCTTTTGCCTCCGGAGATATTCATTGTCATAGCTCCGGTATTAATGCTCCAGATTGGTCTGGGCAATAGCTTTGTGGCGATTATGGCCGGGGGAAAAATTCATAAAACTTATTAAAATTATTTGTTAATGAGTTTATAGCTTAACTACAAAAAGTTAATAGCTTGCTGGCATAAATAATCAATTTTTCTTGAAAAATATTTAGAAAAAATCTTTATACAGCAAAGGTTATGGACTCCACTCTCTATCTTAAGACATAGACAATTTTATTCTTAATAAACAATTAAGAATTGTGTCAGCCCGGCAAAAAAGTGTGTCCAAATAGTTTGTTTTAGGTAAAATCCATTACAGACGGAAGGATTTTTCTGGGCAAATATCTATTCAACGTCACTGCTGTGCTTTCATTGATCAAAATTGCCGCCGCCCAAACCCAGTGGCCAAAGAGAGACAACAGTAAATATTCTCGACATGGAGTTTCCTTGTCTATGAACATCAATCCTCTCCTGCGGGCCTACGAACACGGTGTGCGCCGCTTTCCTCGGGAAAATTTACAAAATGCTGACCTATCGGGATTCACTCTGATTTCTGTCGATTTTGAGCGCACGAACCTGATTGGTAGTAATTTGCAGCGCACCTTTTTGACCAAAGCCCGCCTGGGGCACTGCCAAATGAACTGGGC
The genomic region above belongs to Synechocystis sp. PCC 6803 substr. PCC-P and contains:
- a CDS encoding LD-carboxypeptidase, which translates into the protein MSSLPKNFLQPLPLQPGDRLTVVSPSGSLRELADLQKGVDIWRSWGYEVIFSQGYHNRFGYLAGTDQQRRQDLLHAWLDPQCKGILCSRGGYGSARLLEDWQWPAISQPKWVLGFSDVTGILWSLLKSGIISLHGPVLTTLSDEPDWALERLRGHLQGLPLAPLTGNSWQKGMARGRLVAGNLTVATHFLGTEWQPDFENVILAIEDVTESPYRIDRMVTQWRASGNLSQVAGIALGRFSECEAPAGFPSWTVEEVLGDRLGDLGIPVVADLPFGHGGVNAILPVGSKAELDGDAGTLSFL